In the Dama dama isolate Ldn47 chromosome 13, ASM3311817v1, whole genome shotgun sequence genome, one interval contains:
- the ELL3 gene encoding RNA polymerase II elongation factor ELL3 isoform X2, producing the protein MAGPQELLSGKLQLCFTPAARTSLLLLRLNDAALRALQECHQQQVRPVIAFQGNRGYLRLPGPHWSCLFSFIASQCGQEGAGGPGLDLVCQRLGRSGPNRLHCLGPLRERLTIWAAMDSIPAPSSVQRHNRTGDARDREGWKSVGDYPEGDTISRSQMALEEVPDPLASSQGQSLPGSSREHMAQWEVRNQTLLPNRDPDQALPPSASQKHVDKICSQQKRPAPAAMVELKQKRLRTLAPSPLQGLPSQDLQEEDWEQEDKDEDVGPRLEHSPSVQADSESPNPEEVPDYLLQYRAIHSAEQQHAYEQDFETDYAEYRILHARVGAASQRFIELAAEMNSVQRGTPEHKVLEEKIIQEYKKFRKRYPGYREEKRRCEYLHQKLSHIKGLILEFEEKNRGS; encoded by the exons ATGGCGGGACCCCAGGAGCTTCTGAGTGGGAAGCTCCAGCTCTGCTTCACCCCGGCTGCCCGGACCAGCCTCCTACTGCTCAGGCTCAACGACGCAGCGCTGCGGGCGCTGCAAGAGTGTCATCAGCAACAG GTTCGGCCGGTGATTGCTTTCCAAGGGAACCGAGGG TACCTGAGGCTCCCAGGTCCCCACTGGTCCTGCCTCTTTTCCTTCATAGCGTCTCAGTGTGGCCAGGAGGGCGCTGGTGGGCCTGGCTTGGACCTTGTATGCCAGCGCCTAGGCAG GTCTGGGCCTAACCGTCTCCACTGCCTGGGTCCACTCAGGGAGCGCCTCACGATTTGGGCAGCTATGGACTCTATCCCAGCTCCATCTTCAGTTCAGAGACACAACCGGACTGGAGATGCCAGGGATCGTGAGGGCTGGAAGAGTGTGGGAGACTATCCTGAAGGAGACACAATTTCACGGTCACAGATGGCACTAGAAGAG GTGCCAGATCCACTGGCAAGCAGCCAAGGACAGTCACTCCCAGGATCCTCGAGGGAGCACATGGCACAGTGGGAAGTGAG GAACCAGACCCTTCTTCCAAACAGAGATCCTGATCAGGCGCTGCCTCCCTCTGCTAGCCAGAAACATGTGGACAAG ATATGTTCCCAACAGAAACGTCCAGCGCCTGCAGCTATGGTAGAACTAAAACAAAAGAGGCTCAGAACTCTAGCTCCAAGTCCCCTACAAGGACTGCCCAGTCAGGACTTACAGGAGGAAGATTGGGAGCAAGAAGATAAAGATGAAGATGTGGGTCCCAGGCTGGAGCACAGTCCCTCAGTTCAAGCAG ATTCTGAATCCCCAAACCCTGAAGAAGTACCAGATTACCTCCT GCAATACAGGGCCATCCACAGCGCAGAACAGCAACATGCCTACGAGCAGGACTTTGAGACAGATTACGCTGAATACCGCATCCTGCATGCTCGTGTTGGGGCTGCAAGCCAAAGGTTCATAGAGCTGGCAGCTGAGATGAACAGTGTTCAGCGAGGAACTCCAGAACACAAG GTGCTGGAAGAAAAGATAATCCAGGAATATAAAAAGTTCAGGAAG CGGTACCCAGGTTACAGGGAAGAGAAGCGCCGCTGTGAGTACTTGCATCAGAAACTGTCGCACATCAAAGGTCTCATCTTGGAGTTTGAGGAAAAGAACAGGGGCAGCTGA
- the ELL3 gene encoding RNA polymerase II elongation factor ELL3 isoform X1, with amino-acid sequence MAGPQELLSGKLQLCFTPAARTSLLLLRLNDAALRALQECHQQQVRPVIAFQGNRGYLRLPGPHWSCLFSFIASQCGQEGAGGPGLDLVCQRLGRSGPNRLHCLGPLRERLTIWAAMDSIPAPSSVQRHNRTGDARDREGWKSVGDYPEGDTISRSQMALEEVPDPLASSQGQSLPGSSREHMAQWEVRNQTLLPNRDPDQALPPSASQKHVDKSSLCGSNCQEKGTIGGFWLTVYVPEICSQQKRPAPAAMVELKQKRLRTLAPSPLQGLPSQDLQEEDWEQEDKDEDVGPRLEHSPSVQADSESPNPEEVPDYLLQYRAIHSAEQQHAYEQDFETDYAEYRILHARVGAASQRFIELAAEMNSVQRGTPEHKVLEEKIIQEYKKFRKRYPGYREEKRRCEYLHQKLSHIKGLILEFEEKNRGS; translated from the exons ATGGCGGGACCCCAGGAGCTTCTGAGTGGGAAGCTCCAGCTCTGCTTCACCCCGGCTGCCCGGACCAGCCTCCTACTGCTCAGGCTCAACGACGCAGCGCTGCGGGCGCTGCAAGAGTGTCATCAGCAACAG GTTCGGCCGGTGATTGCTTTCCAAGGGAACCGAGGG TACCTGAGGCTCCCAGGTCCCCACTGGTCCTGCCTCTTTTCCTTCATAGCGTCTCAGTGTGGCCAGGAGGGCGCTGGTGGGCCTGGCTTGGACCTTGTATGCCAGCGCCTAGGCAG GTCTGGGCCTAACCGTCTCCACTGCCTGGGTCCACTCAGGGAGCGCCTCACGATTTGGGCAGCTATGGACTCTATCCCAGCTCCATCTTCAGTTCAGAGACACAACCGGACTGGAGATGCCAGGGATCGTGAGGGCTGGAAGAGTGTGGGAGACTATCCTGAAGGAGACACAATTTCACGGTCACAGATGGCACTAGAAGAG GTGCCAGATCCACTGGCAAGCAGCCAAGGACAGTCACTCCCAGGATCCTCGAGGGAGCACATGGCACAGTGGGAAGTGAG GAACCAGACCCTTCTTCCAAACAGAGATCCTGATCAGGCGCTGCCTCCCTCTGCTAGCCAGAAACATGTGGACAAG AGCTCATTATGTGGAAGTAATTGTCAAGAGAAGGGCACAATAGGAGGCTTCTGGCTTACTGTTTATGTTCCTGAGATATGTTCCCAACAGAAACGTCCAGCGCCTGCAGCTATGGTAGAACTAAAACAAAAGAGGCTCAGAACTCTAGCTCCAAGTCCCCTACAAGGACTGCCCAGTCAGGACTTACAGGAGGAAGATTGGGAGCAAGAAGATAAAGATGAAGATGTGGGTCCCAGGCTGGAGCACAGTCCCTCAGTTCAAGCAG ATTCTGAATCCCCAAACCCTGAAGAAGTACCAGATTACCTCCT GCAATACAGGGCCATCCACAGCGCAGAACAGCAACATGCCTACGAGCAGGACTTTGAGACAGATTACGCTGAATACCGCATCCTGCATGCTCGTGTTGGGGCTGCAAGCCAAAGGTTCATAGAGCTGGCAGCTGAGATGAACAGTGTTCAGCGAGGAACTCCAGAACACAAG GTGCTGGAAGAAAAGATAATCCAGGAATATAAAAAGTTCAGGAAG CGGTACCCAGGTTACAGGGAAGAGAAGCGCCGCTGTGAGTACTTGCATCAGAAACTGTCGCACATCAAAGGTCTCATCTTGGAGTTTGAGGAAAAGAACAGGGGCAGCTGA
- the ELL3 gene encoding RNA polymerase II elongation factor ELL3 isoform X3 has translation MAGPQELLSGKLQLCFTPAARTSLLLLRLNDAALRALQECHQQQVRPVIAFQGNRGYLRLPGPHWSCLFSFIASQCGQEGAGGPGLDLVCQRLGRSGPNRLHCLGPLRERLTIWAAMDSIPAPSSVQRHNRTGDARDREGWKSVGDYPEGDTISRSQMALEEVPDPLASSQGQSLPGSSREHMAQWEVRNQTLLPNRDPDQALPPSASQKHVDKKRPAPAAMVELKQKRLRTLAPSPLQGLPSQDLQEEDWEQEDKDEDVGPRLEHSPSVQADSESPNPEEVPDYLLQYRAIHSAEQQHAYEQDFETDYAEYRILHARVGAASQRFIELAAEMNSVQRGTPEHKVLEEKIIQEYKKFRKRYPGYREEKRRCEYLHQKLSHIKGLILEFEEKNRGS, from the exons ATGGCGGGACCCCAGGAGCTTCTGAGTGGGAAGCTCCAGCTCTGCTTCACCCCGGCTGCCCGGACCAGCCTCCTACTGCTCAGGCTCAACGACGCAGCGCTGCGGGCGCTGCAAGAGTGTCATCAGCAACAG GTTCGGCCGGTGATTGCTTTCCAAGGGAACCGAGGG TACCTGAGGCTCCCAGGTCCCCACTGGTCCTGCCTCTTTTCCTTCATAGCGTCTCAGTGTGGCCAGGAGGGCGCTGGTGGGCCTGGCTTGGACCTTGTATGCCAGCGCCTAGGCAG GTCTGGGCCTAACCGTCTCCACTGCCTGGGTCCACTCAGGGAGCGCCTCACGATTTGGGCAGCTATGGACTCTATCCCAGCTCCATCTTCAGTTCAGAGACACAACCGGACTGGAGATGCCAGGGATCGTGAGGGCTGGAAGAGTGTGGGAGACTATCCTGAAGGAGACACAATTTCACGGTCACAGATGGCACTAGAAGAG GTGCCAGATCCACTGGCAAGCAGCCAAGGACAGTCACTCCCAGGATCCTCGAGGGAGCACATGGCACAGTGGGAAGTGAG GAACCAGACCCTTCTTCCAAACAGAGATCCTGATCAGGCGCTGCCTCCCTCTGCTAGCCAGAAACATGTGGACAAG AAACGTCCAGCGCCTGCAGCTATGGTAGAACTAAAACAAAAGAGGCTCAGAACTCTAGCTCCAAGTCCCCTACAAGGACTGCCCAGTCAGGACTTACAGGAGGAAGATTGGGAGCAAGAAGATAAAGATGAAGATGTGGGTCCCAGGCTGGAGCACAGTCCCTCAGTTCAAGCAG ATTCTGAATCCCCAAACCCTGAAGAAGTACCAGATTACCTCCT GCAATACAGGGCCATCCACAGCGCAGAACAGCAACATGCCTACGAGCAGGACTTTGAGACAGATTACGCTGAATACCGCATCCTGCATGCTCGTGTTGGGGCTGCAAGCCAAAGGTTCATAGAGCTGGCAGCTGAGATGAACAGTGTTCAGCGAGGAACTCCAGAACACAAG GTGCTGGAAGAAAAGATAATCCAGGAATATAAAAAGTTCAGGAAG CGGTACCCAGGTTACAGGGAAGAGAAGCGCCGCTGTGAGTACTTGCATCAGAAACTGTCGCACATCAAAGGTCTCATCTTGGAGTTTGAGGAAAAGAACAGGGGCAGCTGA